The Flavobacteriales bacterium genome contains the following window.
CAGGTAACTTTCACCTTCAATGATGACCCCATCCGCAGGTACTTTTTCTCCGGGCTTGATAAGGATCATATCATCCTTGTTCAAGTCTTCCAGTTTCACATCCATGATATGCTCCCCATGTATTTTATGCGCTTCGGAAGGCATCATGCTTACCAACAATTCCAGGGCTTTTGATGCGCCCAGGACCGACTTCATTTCAATCCAGTGGCCAACCAGCATAATATCAATCAGCGTTACCAGTTCCCAGAAGAACATCTTGCCTTCCAGTCCGAAAACTACAGCGCTGCTGTATACATAGGCTACCGTAATGGCAACGGCAATCAGGGTCATCATGCCCGGAGCGCCTTTCTTCAATTCATCTTTCAACCCTTTCAGGAAAGGCCATCCTCCATAAAAGAAAACAATGGAAGAAAGCGCAAACAGAACATACAGGTTTCCTTCAAAGACCAGTTCAAATCCCAGGAACCCCTGAATCATGGGAGAGAGAACCAACACAGGAACAGAAAGCACCAGGGAAACCCAGAACCGCTTTCTGAAATCCGCAATCATCATCTTGTGGTGATTCCCGCTATGAGCGGGATGACCATGTGGTGGATTGTGGCCGGAATGATCCATCATGCCATGATTCATTTTGCTGTGATCCATGTGTTCATGTCCTGTTGGTTTATTGATAGGCCGATGTTCTGCGTGTTTTTTATGCTCGGGTGTCATGAATATTTCTTTGTGATGAGGTGTTACACAACTCAGCAGCTTCCTTCAATATCTTTTTTTGTCTTTGGGGATTCACGCTGATAGCACTAAGTAATTCGGGGTGATTGCATAAATCCATGCACAGTACTTTCTCCATTTTTAGTAAAGTCCTTTTTTCGGAAGCGGTAAGTGATATAAGACAAGTGATGGGGTGAAGGCCTGAGGCATTGATCCGCTCACTCAGACTGCCTTTTTTCGGTTGATCCCAACTAACCAACATCAAACCGGAACAGTTTCCGTATTGAATTGCGTCGGAAGTGAAGCGTGTATTGGTAAAAATCCAGCCCTGATGAAATTTGTGATTATGCCCATCCTGCTTGCGCCACTGTTTTTCCACATCAAGAAATCGGGAGTGGATGTACAAGGGGATTTTTACATCGCAAAAGCGCCCCTGGTCACTGTGAAATTTACACTCGACCATAAAGTGTTTTTCTTCTTTTTCAGCTACCACATCAACTTCATGCTTAA
Protein-coding sequences here:
- a CDS encoding restriction endonuclease yields the protein MVKMTGEKAVFDPAKLRRSLERSGADNSAIQQIIREVEASLYDGITTREIYKKAFSLLRKISRPTAARYKLKKAIYELGPSGFPFEKFIAAILDYEGFQTSTNVIVKGHCVKHEVDVVAEKEEKHFMVECKFHSDQGRFCDVKIPLYIHSRFLDVEKQWRKQDGHNHKFHQGWIFTNTRFTSDAIQYGNCSGLMLVSWDQPKKGSLSERINASGLHPITCLISLTASEKRTLLKMEKVLCMDLCNHPELLSAISVNPQRQKKILKEAAELCNTSSQRNIHDTRA